In Miscanthus floridulus cultivar M001 chromosome 8, ASM1932011v1, whole genome shotgun sequence, the sequence AACattaaggcctcgtttagattgcgaaaaaatttcaacccgatgaatagtaccactttcgtcttatttgataaatattgtctaatcgtggaccaactaggctcaaaagattcatctcgtgatttccaactaaactgtgtaattagttattttttttacctacatttaatactccatgcaagcggctaaaaattaatgtgatggagagagagtgaaaaaacttggaatttgggtggcatctaaacaaggccttagccaattccttaggccttgtttagactgcaagttttttcattctcttcatcacatcaaatctttggacatatgtatggagtattaaatgtagataaaaaaaataactaattatacagtttgattgtaaattacgagacaaatcttttgagtctagttagatcatgattggacaataattatcaaacacaaacaaaaatactacaatatcaaatactaattcctaacctGAATCTAAAAGGCCATTATAAAAAGGTCCGAGTTCCTTGATCGCCACTGAAAAACTTCACGTGTCGTCTGTACCATCAGTTTATTTTTTTTAACCCGCACGGACCACTGCCGTCACATTCGTCTATAACGGCTCCTAACGGAGGACGAAATGTTTGTTTTGCCCTCGAATGAACCTGGAGTAGAAATTTTCGGTGTTTCCTTGTGTGCCACGACCGACGGTCCGACTATGCTGTTTTTTGGAGCCAAATAACAGAGAGCAATTAGGAGGAAATATCATAGAACATTAGGAATATTGCTAACCTACGGTAAACTAGAACTGTAGTAATAAACTACAGTGCAGGAAGGAAAATACAATATCGCATGAAGTGTTACAAGAAACAACACCCTGCTAACAGGGTGGAAACCGAGCCAAACCCACTTGAACATTTTGACTGTTATCTAATGTTGCTGCTTAAACATTGAACTTTGTAGTTATCACTAAAAAAGCATCATAGTCTGTAACTTCTAATTAAGTCTTTAGATTAGAACAACGATATTGACATGAACTTAGTTACATACTGCCGAAACTAGCAAAGTAATAGATGGGCTTCAGTATCAATTTAGAAAATTTCAGTTGCACTTTACAGCAAACAAATAAGTGGAACACGGTTTACTGGATTTGTTACAGATAGGAGCAGCCGCCCATCGCCCTATCCTGCTCGAGGCGTCCCGGGGGAGACCAGCTGCAGGAGCAGCGGTAGCGCGCCCCCGTCGTGGAACGCCGGGAGGAGATCCAGAAACGCGGCGAGGTTCCGGAGCATCCGAGCTGCCGCGGCCTGGGTTGCCGGGGTGTCACCGGCGCAGGCTGCCAGGAGCGCTGCCACCCCGCCGCTCACGGCCACGGTTGCGGACGCGTCCCGAGACGTCACCCTCAGTGGGAGCAGCGCCACGCACGCGTGCTCTGCGGCCGTGCCGCCGGATTCGAGTGTGCGGCACAGGTGGGGCACCATGGCGCTAACCTCCTGCGTCAAGGATGGGCGCGCGGCGTCCGAGGATGCGAAGGCGGCCAGCGCGGCCACGGCCGGGAGGaggtcctcgccgccgccggtggaTTCGAGCAGCATAGCCACTGCAGAGACGGCCGCGGCCGTGGAGGACGCCGGCAGCGCTGCCACCGAGCATGCCAGCTCCTCCAGCGCGGTGGCGCGGGAGTCCGCGGACCCCAGGCGAGGCCGGGAGACGAGCGCGTCCGCGGTGGAACTGCAATCGGAGACGGGGGAGGGGGCCGGGCTCGGCGAGGAGGCACGCGGCGGTGGCGAGGTGGGGGAGCGAGGCGACGGTGGAGGACAACAGCGAGACGGTGTGCATAAGGGTACAATGGTCATTATCGCAAAAACCTGACATCAACGTGCACAGTAACGGTATTTCTCACTAAGGTCCCGTTGGTTTGGTAGGGAATGAGTCCCTGGAAAAaatccagccagaacagtatgCTTAATTTGTATAAGAAAGCAAATCTGGAATGAATCCTGGGCCTGGAAGGAGCTAACCGAACGAGCCCTAACGGAAATGACGGCAGTGGTGTACACGGGTGTAAAAAATGAACTGATGGTCTAGACGACACATGAAGTTTTTCGGCGGTAATCAGAAATCGGATCTTTTATAATGGTCCACGAGGAATTCTCTCTAACATTAACTGGCGTAGGCTGCACCGGCGCCAGGCTGTTGGCTTTCTGCTTGGAtggattttatttttcttttttttcaccatcttatatctaccgttttttttcctttttcagttTGAGAGTTTCTGTCCAAATTTCTTGTACACCACTCCCTCCTTCTATGCAAGAAGTTATATATCGTGTGGTAGGGGAAAATCTTCCAAAGTAAACTTTGGTCCATAACTTCtcttaaaattatataaaaaaaattattctaGGATTACTTTGGAAGACAATTTGGACGTAGATTTTTTCTAGGAAAGTCTTCCAAAGTAAACTTTGGTCCAAATTGTCTTAAAAGCCACTTCGAATTAAAACTATTGATGCAATTTCTATACACTAAACACGCATATAATTTTACAAATTGTTTATAGTAACTTTTCAATAGTCTGAGTATGCCTTACATTGATAGACTGAGAGAACCCTAAAAGTTCGAGGGACAACCCCTGCTATTTTGCTTAAGGAACAAGAGTTTTCATCCAAATAGAGGCTACTTTGCCCACTTCGTTTCAAAGCCAACTAATCATATAGTTCAAGCTCGAATTGGGTAGAATATATAGTCTTGAATATCTAATTTGTTAAAGTATATAGCAAGAACTCAAAAGAATCTGGATAAATATTCATTTTCCTTGAATACGTAAAAGGCTCGTGTATCGTTGTATTTCAAGTAGAATAGTTTGACCTTACAAACGATATGCTTCTGATCGagcatggggggggggggggaggggggttcTAAGGGTCTGTTTGGCTCTTAGCCACAAATTGCCACAACTAGTAATGTTAGATAAGTGTGGCAAACCAAAAAAGTGTGGCTAGAAAATTGGAAGCATTTTTTTTGCGATGCCTAAAAGAATATTGTCACACTTTTTTAATTTATATGATATGATGTGGAGCCAAAAAATTCTTGCTTAAgttcaattttcaaccaaacacttattaacttggtcaaacttccttaagATGAAGTGTGTCAAAGTGAGGCTAACAACCAAACACCCTCCGAGAGTTTACGAGCGATTCCTAGTGTACATATACGAGCTAAGCTAGCTCATGGATCAAACAAAAGCTTCTATCCATTGATCTACTTCATGCCATGCGCATTATTGAAGAATGTTAGATCCAATCCACTACGTACTATACAACATACGAGGCTTAGAATCGGTACTTTATCCCTAAATCCTAATCCCACACCCCTTCCTAGAATCGGTACTGTTTCTAGCTTGGTATTAGCTTTACAAGCCGTTTTCGTGTATACACGTTTAGCAGAGCTTTTGATTAAACCGATTGAGAAGTCCCAACAAAAATCCTGCCAAAGATAACCTTAACCTCTGTTCCATATAATATTCATTATCTACTTCATGCCCATCGTTTTCCGCCGTAGCttatttttatattttataatataatattTGGTGTCATAGAAGGATGTTTCTTTTTCCTATAAGTTTTGTAAAACTTAAGATACTTTGACTTTAGATAATTCTAGGGATCGATTTATTTTTGGAATGGAGGTAATATTATTTGTTAGGATTTGCGAAGTCCAGTCTCAACGGTGCTGTTGAGGGGGAAAGGTATGAAAAGAATGATTTTCACCTGGTACTAGGAACCTCATGCATGTAGTCATTCATTTGCCCGTTGCTATCACAAGGATTTCCTTACTGTTCAGTACTTTCTTTAtcttaaattataagtcattccaactttcttaGAAGTTAAAAGCAtctcaaatttgaccaaatttatataataaaataataacatttatgatactaaataaatGTCATAATTTTTAGAGTTTACCTATTTAATGTCATAATTTTTTGGTAATTTTCTCTAtgattttggtcaaacttgagatgcttttaACTCCCCAAGAAAATTAGAACGACCAAGTAGAATATTACAgtgatatataattatatatactgCTGAAGTCTGAACTATGTTCAATCAATCACACGTCCAACATGTGTAGGAGTATACTTGCTTTGACAAAGTTTGTAGTGTTGACGTGACTAGAATGGTGTAATCGTGGAATTAGCATAATTTTTTCCTTTCCGTGTAAGATTATTCTGGCGTCATATATATCCTAGTCAACTGACGCAGCGTGACTGTGTGAGGCTAAGAGCAGAGGCAGAGCAGGTGAACGTCTGCGTCCACCCAGCATAAGAAATGGCAGAGAAGCTGTCTGTCTCTGGACAATTGCATCAGCAGATCAAGTCGATATCTTGATTAACAGGGACATTAGATACCCTCTCTTATCATGCATTTATATAATAATAACGGGCAAAGGGATACCATATCATATCACCATCAGCCATCACCTTATCGCGCTTGGTTCTTCTCCCATCCATCTAAGCAAACGAAATTACGGCCCCAATGCAAGAACCGGATCCGCGCTAGCTGTTACTGTTAAATTAGGACGCCAAACAAACAATAACAATCTATAGCTAAAATAAAGCcaaaaaaaaggagaaagaaacAGCTGGTGAAATTGAAATGAAATATAGGGATCGATCGGAGCGAGAAAGAACTGATCGATGGCTCCTCATGCCTGGATTACAGGGGAAATTCAACTGAAAGCCTGCAGCAGCCTTAGTAGTTACACTAATAATACTGCATCGATCGGTTTTCAGTCCTCATCATGCAGACCACAGGGAGAGGACGGAGCCGTTGGACCATCTGTGGAGGAGCTCGCTCAGGCACAGCACCGCGTACACGAGCAGCACGAACTTGAAGAGGAACTGCAAGTAGTGCGAGACTTCAATGCTGGAGGCATGCAGCACCTGGGTTTTATAAGCTGTAAGCTGGCTGCTCTTGTGAAGGAGCAGAAAGAAATGACGAAGAAGCTAAGGTAGCCATATATACCATGGTTAATCCTGTCAGTTGTGATCTGTTCCCAGGCTTGGCCATCTGATTCTGATTGGATCGCAGCtttctgctgttgctgctgctgctgaacctCTCGCACTGATGGG encodes:
- the LOC136470102 gene encoding uncharacterized protein, producing MTIVPLCTPSRCCPPPSPRSPTSPPPRASSPSPAPSPVSDCSSTADALVSRPRLGSADSRATALEELACSVAALPASSTAAAVSAVAMLLESTGGGEDLLPAVAALAAFASSDAARPSLTQEVSAMVPHLCRTLESGGTAAEHACVALLPLRVTSRDASATVAVSGGVAALLAACAGDTPATQAAAARMLRNLAAFLDLLPAFHDGGALPLLLQLVSPGTPRAG